A window of Marinobacter salarius contains these coding sequences:
- a CDS encoding AMP-binding protein → MFQPDSDIRRSSTLAAFLDDCGADSYEDLARRANVEPEWFWGRIIDYAGICFNRPYTQLRDISQGPESIHWAVGGDLNLTETCLDARISEGLADKTAIDWVGEDGSRRRWTYAELAAEAARIASALATRGVKPGQAIGIYMPMIPEIAAALLGIARLGAVAVPLFSGFAPTAIVSRLKDAGAVAVLTADATPRRGKPVWMEAAMAEALKDVPSIHTVFSLRRFGGAAADPARDLDWEESVDNADPTQPAHPVKADAPLLIAYTSGTTGRPKGVVHTHIGVQAKAAADFLLCLDMKRDDRHMWMTDMGWVMGPLTLLSVLLSGATLVLAEGAPSMPDDPFRLLRLASEMGVTHLGVAPTLVRQFMTQDPAPLSGYDLSPLRIVASTGEPWTNDAWLWQLDHICRRRAVPLNISGGTELFGAILTSTVLHEIKPGGFSAQALGVGAKVLREDGSEAAPGEVGELIVSQLPMGLTPAIWGDRQRYLETYWSTFPGVWRHGDWVRRDPDGTWYILGRSDDTLNIAGKRIGPPEIEAALTGTGEVVDAAAIAAPDDIKGVAVVCICVAAPGVTPDAGLVERLKDQVGKVVSKPFRPREIHFVEALPKTRSMKTMRRIIRAAYLCEDPGDLSSISNPETMKPIADLRKETP, encoded by the coding sequence ATGTTTCAGCCAGACTCTGACATTCGGCGTTCAAGTACGCTTGCCGCTTTCCTGGATGACTGCGGCGCGGATAGTTACGAGGATCTAGCCCGACGTGCCAACGTCGAACCGGAGTGGTTCTGGGGCCGAATAATCGATTATGCCGGCATCTGTTTCAACCGGCCCTACACACAGCTTCGCGATATTTCCCAAGGGCCCGAATCGATCCATTGGGCCGTTGGCGGCGATCTGAACCTGACAGAGACATGCCTTGATGCGCGCATCTCGGAGGGGTTGGCGGACAAGACGGCGATCGACTGGGTCGGTGAGGATGGAAGCCGCCGCCGCTGGACCTATGCTGAACTCGCTGCCGAAGCTGCCCGCATCGCTTCGGCCCTTGCCACGCGCGGGGTGAAGCCTGGTCAGGCGATAGGCATCTACATGCCGATGATCCCCGAAATCGCGGCGGCGCTTCTGGGTATTGCCCGGCTGGGCGCCGTGGCGGTGCCGCTGTTCTCGGGCTTCGCGCCGACCGCCATCGTCAGCCGCCTCAAGGATGCCGGGGCGGTGGCCGTGCTGACGGCGGATGCTACGCCCCGGCGCGGCAAGCCCGTCTGGATGGAGGCCGCGATGGCCGAAGCCCTGAAAGATGTGCCTTCGATCCATACCGTGTTCAGCCTGCGGCGGTTTGGTGGTGCGGCGGCCGATCCGGCCCGCGATCTCGACTGGGAGGAGAGTGTCGACAATGCAGACCCGACGCAGCCCGCCCATCCGGTGAAAGCCGACGCGCCGTTGCTCATCGCCTATACCTCGGGCACGACCGGCCGGCCCAAGGGCGTGGTGCACACCCATATCGGTGTGCAGGCCAAGGCTGCGGCGGATTTCCTACTGTGCCTCGACATGAAACGCGATGATCGGCATATGTGGATGACCGACATGGGCTGGGTCATGGGGCCGCTCACGCTTCTGTCGGTACTGCTTTCGGGGGCGACGCTGGTGTTGGCCGAGGGCGCGCCTTCGATGCCCGACGACCCCTTCCGGCTGCTACGCCTCGCCTCGGAGATGGGCGTTACCCACCTTGGCGTTGCACCTACGCTGGTGCGACAGTTCATGACACAGGATCCCGCGCCTCTTTCCGGTTACGATCTTTCGCCCCTGCGCATCGTTGCCTCAACCGGTGAACCTTGGACCAACGACGCCTGGCTCTGGCAACTTGACCATATCTGCCGCCGACGCGCTGTGCCGCTGAACATATCCGGCGGGACCGAGCTGTTCGGGGCCATCCTAACCTCGACCGTTCTACACGAAATCAAGCCCGGCGGATTTTCCGCCCAGGCTCTGGGTGTGGGCGCGAAAGTGCTGCGCGAGGATGGAAGCGAAGCCGCGCCGGGCGAGGTGGGCGAACTAATTGTGAGCCAACTGCCCATGGGCCTGACCCCGGCCATCTGGGGCGACCGGCAGCGATATTTGGAAACCTACTGGTCCACCTTCCCGGGCGTTTGGCGGCACGGCGATTGGGTTCGCCGCGATCCAGACGGCACATGGTATATCCTCGGCCGTTCGGATGACACGTTGAACATTGCCGGCAAGCGTATCGGTCCGCCCGAGATCGAGGCAGCCCTGACCGGCACCGGAGAGGTAGTGGACGCTGCCGCCATCGCCGCGCCCGACGATATCAAGGGCGTGGCGGTGGTCTGCATCTGTGTAGCGGCGCCGGGTGTGACGCCCGATGCGGGCCTCGTCGAACGGCTCAAGGACCAGGTGGGAAAGGTCGTCTCCAAGCCATTCCGCCCGCGCGAGATCCATTTTGTTGAGGCACTGCCCAAGACCCGCAGCATGAAGACGATGCGCCGGATCATTCGCGCGGCTTATCTATGCGAAGATCCGGGCGACCTGTCCTCGATCAGCAATCCCGAAACGATGAAACCCATTGCAGACCTGCGAAAGGAAACGCCATGA
- a CDS encoding SDR family oxidoreductase — protein MITVFGATGTTGAPLVDTLLAKGAKLRAVTSDPAKVAPLKAKGCETVTADFSDPAALAKACAGAEKIYLVTPAHLDMRRWKANVIEAAKAAGVRHVVLATGLGAAPKAKVTFGKWHSETQELVKESGLDWTFVQPTYFMQNLLWQAGNIAKDGVYYDGLGGPVAWVDARDIADVAAEALTAPGHEGKVYGLTGPEALTGEDIATVLSEETGRSVNCTPLSAEDSKAAMIADEMQEEVAAAMVELASIAPKGYLAGIETTVNDVLGRPARRFRDFVAENRAAFVQ, from the coding sequence ATGATAACCGTCTTCGGCGCAACCGGCACGACCGGCGCCCCCCTTGTCGACACCCTCCTGGCCAAGGGCGCGAAACTGCGCGCAGTCACCAGCGATCCGGCCAAAGTCGCCCCCCTCAAGGCCAAGGGATGTGAGACCGTCACCGCCGATTTCTCCGACCCCGCCGCACTGGCAAAGGCATGTGCCGGTGCCGAAAAGATCTATCTCGTGACGCCCGCCCATCTGGACATGCGCCGTTGGAAAGCGAATGTGATCGAAGCGGCAAAGGCCGCGGGCGTGCGCCATGTCGTTCTGGCCACCGGCTTGGGCGCGGCGCCCAAGGCCAAGGTGACCTTTGGAAAGTGGCATTCCGAAACGCAGGAACTGGTAAAGGAAAGCGGGCTTGACTGGACCTTCGTCCAGCCGACCTATTTCATGCAGAACCTACTGTGGCAGGCCGGTAACATTGCGAAGGACGGTGTTTATTACGACGGTCTGGGCGGACCAGTGGCCTGGGTCGACGCCCGCGACATCGCCGATGTCGCCGCAGAGGCGCTGACCGCACCGGGGCACGAAGGCAAGGTCTATGGCCTGACCGGCCCCGAGGCCCTGACAGGTGAGGATATCGCCACTGTTCTGTCCGAGGAGACCGGACGCTCCGTCAACTGCACGCCCCTGTCGGCGGAGGACTCAAAGGCGGCCATGATCGCCGACGAAATGCAGGAAGAGGTCGCCGCAGCCATGGTGGAACTCGCCTCCATTGCCCCAAAGGGCTATCTCGCGGGCATCGAGACCACCGTCAATGACGTACTTGGGCGCCCGGCCCGCCGCTTCCGCGATTTCGTCGCCGAGAATCGGGCTGCTTTCGTCCAGTGA
- a CDS encoding PaaI family thioesterase produces the protein MPNFEPRNSDFDTRVRESFNRQKVMRTMGITIAELAPGRIVLEMAHDDALTQQHGFLHAGIVSTALDSACGYAGFSLMPPEAAVLTAEFKINLLNPADGERFRFVAEVVKPGRTLTVCEARAYAMKGEDEKLVATMTATLMAMVGRTGVAG, from the coding sequence ATGCCAAATTTCGAGCCGCGAAACTCTGACTTCGATACGCGCGTGCGCGAGAGTTTCAACCGCCAGAAGGTGATGCGCACGATGGGGATCACCATTGCCGAACTCGCGCCCGGGCGTATCGTTCTGGAGATGGCGCATGATGATGCGCTGACCCAGCAGCATGGGTTTCTGCACGCAGGGATCGTATCGACCGCGCTCGACAGTGCTTGCGGCTATGCGGGTTTTTCGCTGATGCCTCCCGAGGCCGCGGTGCTGACAGCGGAATTCAAGATCAACTTGCTCAATCCGGCGGATGGCGAGCGGTTTCGCTTTGTGGCCGAGGTTGTCAAACCCGGACGAACCCTCACGGTATGCGAGGCGCGCGCCTATGCTATGAAGGGCGAGGACGAAAAGCTCGTCGCCACGATGACCGCCACGCTGATGGCGATGGTGGGGCGGACAGGTGTTGCTGGGTGA
- a CDS encoding FAD-dependent oxidoreductase, with protein sequence MENTQQRETFGTMLSPIRAGRRTLRNRVIMGSMHTRLETEPDSIAKQIAFYAERARGEAAILVTGGFSPNAEGIFDPKGPRIDDPDQARHLRPICEAVQAEGSLICAQLLHAGRYAKIEGCVAPSPIRSPINRFVPREMTDADIRRTIADFASAAANAQAAGFDGVEIMGSEGYLINEFTVTHTNKREDGWGGNAENRHRFPVEIVRAVRERCGPGFLIIYRISAADLVEGGAHSDEIAALARKIEAAGADILNTGIGWHESRVPTIAYPVPRGAWRKAAANVKAAVSIPVVASNRINTPELAEDILTSGDADMISMARPFLADPHFVKKTREGRANEINTCIACNQACLDFIFSSRPVSCLVNPRAGRETEFRDTPTESPSKLAVVGGGAAGMATAAEAARLGHDVTLFEAQDKLGGQLNLARAAPGKDEFDETLRYYTGQINKHGVKLRLGQRAGLDDLNGFDHVVIATGVTPRIPDLPGADHPSVATYAEILSGERAAGDTVLVMGAGGIGHDVAEFLVTGPAEAHNPDAFCETWGVDPKFAVSGALVGDPLALKPSRRKVVMLQRKNSKPGAGLGVSTGWILRNALRKHGVEALVGVVYERIDDAGLHILMDNGEPKVIAADTIVLCTGQEPEQALVDELVARSVTVTMIGGAKEAAELDALRAIDEGVRLAQSL encoded by the coding sequence ATGGAAAACACGCAGCAGAGGGAAACCTTCGGGACCATGCTTTCGCCCATTCGCGCAGGCCGACGCACGTTGCGAAACCGGGTCATCATGGGGTCGATGCACACGCGGCTGGAAACCGAGCCTGACAGTATCGCCAAGCAGATTGCATTCTACGCGGAGCGTGCGCGAGGGGAGGCGGCGATTCTGGTCACGGGCGGGTTTTCACCCAATGCCGAGGGGATATTCGATCCCAAAGGTCCGCGTATCGATGACCCCGATCAGGCTCGGCACTTGCGCCCAATATGCGAAGCGGTTCAGGCCGAAGGCAGCCTGATCTGCGCCCAGCTTCTTCATGCCGGGCGCTACGCAAAGATCGAAGGCTGCGTCGCGCCGTCACCGATTCGATCCCCGATCAACCGTTTCGTCCCGCGTGAAATGACCGACGCCGACATCCGCCGCACCATTGCGGATTTTGCCTCCGCTGCCGCCAATGCTCAGGCGGCGGGATTCGATGGCGTCGAAATTATGGGATCCGAGGGGTATCTTATCAACGAATTCACCGTCACTCATACCAACAAGCGTGAAGACGGCTGGGGCGGAAACGCCGAGAATCGGCACCGCTTTCCGGTCGAGATCGTGCGCGCGGTGCGTGAACGCTGCGGACCTGGCTTCCTTATCATCTATCGCATTTCGGCTGCCGATCTGGTCGAGGGCGGCGCGCACAGCGATGAAATCGCCGCGCTCGCTCGCAAGATCGAGGCGGCGGGGGCCGACATTCTGAACACCGGCATCGGCTGGCACGAGTCGCGCGTGCCGACGATAGCCTACCCGGTTCCGCGCGGCGCCTGGCGCAAGGCGGCGGCCAACGTCAAGGCTGCAGTTTCGATCCCGGTAGTCGCCTCCAACCGGATCAACACGCCGGAGCTTGCAGAGGACATCCTGACCTCCGGGGACGCAGACATGATCTCAATGGCCCGGCCCTTTTTGGCTGACCCCCATTTCGTGAAAAAAACGCGCGAGGGCCGCGCAAACGAGATCAACACCTGCATCGCCTGCAACCAGGCCTGTCTGGATTTCATCTTTTCCAGCCGACCTGTGAGCTGTCTAGTCAATCCACGGGCGGGTCGCGAAACCGAATTTCGGGACACGCCGACAGAATCACCAAGCAAGTTGGCCGTTGTCGGCGGCGGTGCCGCCGGTATGGCCACGGCCGCCGAGGCGGCACGGCTGGGCCACGACGTTACGCTGTTCGAAGCGCAGGACAAGCTGGGCGGACAACTGAACCTGGCGCGCGCGGCACCGGGCAAGGACGAGTTCGACGAAACCTTGCGCTATTATACCGGTCAGATAAATAAACACGGAGTCAAGTTGCGTCTGGGGCAGAGGGCCGGCCTGGACGATCTGAACGGCTTCGATCATGTGGTAATCGCCACAGGTGTTACGCCGCGCATTCCCGACCTGCCGGGCGCGGACCATCCCAGTGTGGCGACCTACGCCGAAATCCTGTCCGGCGAACGCGCGGCGGGTGACACTGTCTTGGTGATGGGGGCAGGGGGCATCGGCCATGACGTGGCCGAGTTCCTCGTGACCGGACCGGCCGAGGCCCACAACCCCGACGCATTCTGCGAGACATGGGGCGTAGACCCGAAATTTGCCGTGTCGGGCGCGTTGGTAGGCGATCCGTTGGCACTGAAACCATCGCGCCGCAAGGTGGTCATGCTTCAGCGAAAGAACTCGAAACCGGGCGCGGGCCTTGGGGTTTCGACGGGCTGGATTCTGCGCAATGCCCTTCGCAAGCACGGAGTCGAGGCCTTGGTCGGGGTGGTCTATGAACGCATCGACGACGCGGGGTTGCATATCCTCATGGACAACGGAGAGCCAAAGGTCATCGCCGCTGACACGATCGTGCTCTGTACCGGTCAGGAACCGGAGCAGGCCTTGGTCGACGAGCTTGTTGCGCGCAGCGTCACCGTCACGATGATCGGCGGGGCGAAGGAGGCGGCTGAACTTGATGCGCTGCGCGCCATCGATGAAGGGGTGCGTCTGGCGCAAAGTCTCTGA
- a CDS encoding acyl-CoA dehydrogenase family protein: protein MQFQPTEDQKAFRETAKQFATKKLAPGYQERARGHVLDRALIKEMGALGLIAPDLPEEFGGLGESSVTAGLIVEEIAYADFNASYVQLLGSLMGGMVARHASREIASEWVPKVISGDAVIGLGLTEPRGGSDAANLTLRAKKSGNGWRLSGEKTSMSFASQADAAVVFARTGDPDGGSRGVSAFFVDLNQDGISRTHFDDIGTKPVGRGSVFFDDVFVPAENMMAEQDRAFATIMSGFDYSRALIGLECLGAAQASVDETWAYVREREAFGAPIVQYQGVSFPLAEAETQLTMMRQLCYYTLDLRDRGLPHTAEAAMCKWYLPKTACEILHQCLILHGHYGYTTDLPHHQRYNDVLGLQIGDGTAQIQKLVIAREKVGRMALQYDKKAKGAAK, encoded by the coding sequence ATGCAATTCCAGCCAACAGAAGATCAAAAGGCGTTTCGCGAAACCGCGAAGCAATTCGCCACAAAAAAACTGGCACCCGGCTACCAGGAGCGCGCACGCGGCCACGTCCTTGATCGTGCGCTGATAAAGGAAATGGGCGCGCTGGGTCTGATTGCGCCGGATCTGCCTGAGGAATTCGGCGGGCTTGGCGAAAGCTCGGTCACTGCAGGCCTCATTGTCGAAGAGATTGCCTATGCCGATTTCAACGCAAGCTATGTGCAGCTTCTAGGCTCTCTCATGGGAGGGATGGTGGCCAGGCACGCCTCCAGGGAAATCGCGTCAGAGTGGGTGCCCAAGGTTATTTCGGGTGATGCCGTCATCGGCCTGGGCCTGACGGAGCCGCGGGGCGGATCGGATGCGGCGAACCTGACTCTCAGGGCCAAAAAGTCCGGAAACGGCTGGCGGCTGAGCGGCGAAAAGACGTCAATGAGCTTTGCCAGCCAGGCCGACGCAGCCGTCGTTTTCGCGCGCACGGGCGATCCTGACGGGGGCTCCCGCGGCGTCAGTGCCTTTTTTGTCGATCTGAACCAGGACGGCATCAGCCGCACGCATTTTGACGACATCGGCACCAAGCCTGTCGGGCGCGGATCGGTGTTTTTCGACGACGTCTTCGTGCCGGCCGAAAACATGATGGCCGAACAGGATCGCGCCTTTGCCACAATCATGTCGGGATTCGACTATTCCCGCGCACTGATCGGCCTGGAATGTCTGGGCGCGGCGCAGGCCTCGGTGGACGAGACCTGGGCCTATGTCCGGGAACGCGAGGCTTTCGGCGCGCCCATCGTGCAATATCAGGGCGTCAGTTTCCCCCTGGCCGAGGCCGAAACCCAACTGACCATGATGCGCCAGCTTTGCTATTATACGCTGGATTTGCGCGACCGCGGCCTGCCCCACACCGCCGAGGCGGCGATGTGCAAATGGTACTTGCCGAAGACCGCCTGCGAGATTCTTCATCAGTGCCTGATCCTGCATGGGCACTACGGCTATACCACTGACCTGCCCCATCATCAACGTTACAACGACGTTCTCGGCCTGCAGATCGGCGATGGCACCGCGCAAATCCAGAAACTGGTGATTGCCCGCGAAAAGGTCGGGCGGATGGCGCTTCAGTACGACAAGAAGGCAAAGGGAGCGGCAAAATGA
- a CDS encoding enoyl-CoA hydratase/isomerase family protein: MSGVIDAFNEGSVGIIELARPEKFNCLSLEVHNRISDARTKFESNREVRSILIRAQGKHFCTGADLTEVKGKLNDPAALDHFIASGMKNLRALETSTLPVVVAVQGLCLAGGIELMLACDVCFAAESAQFGDQHAQFGLIPGWGGSQRLTRLMGQRRALDLMYSARWLKADEAREVGLVNYIVPDADLHEATLDYCQTIGTRSRPGIAEMKRLAREGADMTIDQQMRLERDAAVRALPGNDVAEGLDAFEDRRKPAFKC; this comes from the coding sequence ATGAGTGGTGTGATCGACGCATTCAATGAGGGCAGCGTCGGCATCATCGAACTGGCACGCCCGGAGAAATTCAATTGCCTGTCACTGGAAGTGCATAATCGGATATCGGACGCGCGCACAAAATTCGAGTCCAATCGGGAAGTGCGGTCGATCCTCATTCGTGCACAGGGTAAGCACTTCTGCACCGGCGCCGATCTCACCGAAGTGAAGGGCAAATTAAACGATCCGGCCGCGCTGGATCATTTCATCGCCTCTGGCATGAAAAACCTCCGCGCGCTCGAGACGAGCACCCTCCCTGTCGTCGTCGCCGTGCAGGGGCTATGTCTGGCCGGCGGGATCGAGCTGATGCTGGCCTGCGACGTGTGCTTTGCCGCCGAGAGCGCGCAATTCGGCGATCAGCATGCGCAATTCGGTCTGATCCCCGGCTGGGGCGGTTCGCAGCGGCTGACACGGTTAATGGGCCAGCGCCGGGCGCTCGACCTGATGTACTCGGCGCGCTGGCTCAAGGCGGACGAGGCCAGGGAGGTCGGTCTGGTCAATTATATTGTTCCAGATGCGGATCTGCATGAGGCCACGTTGGACTATTGCCAGACCATCGGCACCCGCTCGCGCCCTGGTATTGCCGAGATGAAACGGCTGGCCCGCGAAGGTGCAGACATGACGATAGACCAACAGATGCGGCTTGAGCGCGACGCAGCGGTGCGCGCCCTACCCGGCAACGACGTTGCCGAAGGACTTGATGCTTTCGAGGACCGACGCAAGCCGGCTTTTAAGTGCTGA
- a CDS encoding alpha/beta fold hydrolase has translation MRFMRTLPTTGSKRGTVPLRPLELTGASGWRLAAEAAGESGWPPVLLLHGGGQTRHAWAGTARQLAGAGYFAIALDARGHGDSQWAPDGDYSADALVADLAAVRASLRASPVLVGASMGGLTSLLAVGEGPPDFARALVLVDVATRLEPDGVARVLDFMRAHTGGFANLEEAAEAVSAYNPHRKARNTTGLRKNLRQHNDGRWYWHWDPRFLDHATRSRAGEALVRQKRREAAARRIRIPTLLVRGGSSDVLSPEGAHELQQLVPHAERFDVEDAGHMVAGDRNDVFSNAVIEFLRRKLPAGG, from the coding sequence ATGCGGTTCATGAGAACGCTCCCGACGACCGGCAGTAAGCGAGGCACCGTCCCCCTGCGCCCGCTGGAATTGACCGGAGCGAGCGGCTGGCGGCTGGCGGCCGAAGCCGCTGGCGAGAGCGGCTGGCCGCCCGTCCTCCTGCTCCACGGCGGCGGCCAAACCCGGCATGCCTGGGCCGGCACGGCTCGGCAGCTCGCCGGTGCCGGCTATTTCGCGATCGCCCTCGATGCCCGCGGTCACGGCGACAGCCAGTGGGCGCCGGACGGCGACTACAGTGCCGATGCACTTGTGGCCGATCTCGCGGCCGTTCGTGCCTCGCTGCGCGCGTCACCGGTGCTGGTCGGCGCGTCGATGGGCGGACTCACCTCGTTGCTGGCGGTCGGTGAGGGGCCGCCGGATTTCGCCCGCGCGCTGGTGCTGGTGGACGTCGCCACGCGCCTGGAGCCCGATGGCGTGGCGCGTGTGCTGGACTTCATGCGCGCACACACCGGCGGCTTTGCCAATCTTGAGGAAGCGGCGGAGGCGGTTAGCGCCTACAATCCGCACCGCAAGGCGCGCAACACCACCGGCTTGCGCAAGAACCTGCGCCAGCACAACGACGGGCGCTGGTACTGGCACTGGGATCCTCGCTTCCTCGATCACGCCACCCGTTCCCGCGCCGGCGAGGCACTGGTAAGACAGAAGCGCCGCGAGGCCGCCGCCAGGCGCATCCGCATCCCCACCCTGCTTGTGCGGGGTGGGTCCAGCGACGTACTCAGCCCGGAGGGTGCGCACGAGCTGCAGCAGTTGGTACCGCATGCCGAGCGGTTCGACGTCGAGGACGCCGGTCACATGGTCGCCGGCGACCGCAACGACGTCTTCAGCAACGCGGTCATCGAGTTCCTGCGCCGCAAGCTGCCCGCTGGCGGCTGA
- a CDS encoding PaaI family thioesterase — MPIQASAEELQSFMRDQFPQSTIVVEKVDEQEAWARQPVGASHLRPGGTVSGPTMMAVADTAAYIVVLSHIGIVPLAVTSNLNINFLRKPEAGKALLAKGTPLHLGRRSVLTEVNIYSEGQLEKPVAHAVVTYAIPSSRRR, encoded by the coding sequence ATGCCGATTCAGGCCAGTGCGGAAGAGCTACAGTCATTCATGAGAGACCAATTTCCCCAGTCCACCATCGTGGTCGAAAAGGTGGATGAACAGGAAGCGTGGGCACGCCAGCCGGTGGGCGCATCCCACCTGCGTCCCGGCGGCACCGTGTCCGGCCCCACCATGATGGCCGTCGCCGACACCGCCGCCTACATAGTGGTCTTGTCCCATATTGGTATCGTACCGCTCGCGGTCACCAGCAACCTGAACATCAACTTCCTGCGCAAGCCGGAAGCCGGCAAGGCCCTGCTGGCCAAGGGCACTCCTCTCCACCTGGGCCGCCGCTCGGTATTAACCGAGGTGAATATCTATTCGGAAGGCCAGCTGGAAAAGCCGGTAGCCCATGCAGTCGTGACCTACGCCATTCCTTCATCGCGCAGGCGGTAA
- a CDS encoding TetR/AcrR family transcriptional regulator, with the protein MAAKRLQRLVRKPDAIRKADDELSKAERTRECVLSAAGRLFRQEGFYATTMRDIAQESGVEAGSIYYHFQSKDQILNEVLDLGVRQLYEKVREITRSARRNSEDFRKTFALLIETHLTYLEPISIGRLASPMKPLPHPIFRRDAPTY; encoded by the coding sequence GTGGCAGCCAAGCGACTACAGCGACTGGTACGAAAGCCTGATGCAATCAGGAAAGCCGACGATGAGCTGAGCAAAGCAGAGAGAACGCGCGAGTGCGTTCTCTCTGCGGCCGGCCGCCTTTTCCGGCAAGAAGGCTTCTACGCGACAACGATGCGCGACATTGCGCAGGAATCCGGAGTAGAAGCGGGAAGCATCTATTACCATTTTCAGTCCAAGGATCAGATTCTGAACGAGGTGCTCGATCTTGGCGTGCGGCAACTTTACGAGAAGGTCCGTGAAATTACCCGTTCGGCAAGGAGAAATTCTGAGGATTTTCGCAAGACGTTTGCTTTGCTCATCGAAACACACCTGACCTATTTAGAGCCTATTTCAATAGGCCGGCTCGCCAGTCCCATGAAACCCCTCCCTCACCCTATTTTTCGGAGAGATGCCCCAACCTATTAG
- a CDS encoding acyl-CoA dehydrogenase family protein, protein MDFILNDEQRLIYEYGGQLAQKFDNAYWLRHARKHEFPKDMFQQIADDGFLGIMVPEEYGGAGLGMTEMALFMEGTANHGIPLLMMVVGPTMSLAHIAHHGTEFQKKELLPAACRGDIQFCFAITEPGAGSNTMKTTTLAKRRGNRFSLSGEKTFITGAEVSDYCLVVARTKPHTEVSRKTDGFTLFAVDMKKKGVEKQRVKISIPLPEEQWTLFFDEVDLGPEDVVGEVDEGFSILFDSLNPERIILAALCCGIGRFALNKGVAYASERNVFGQPIGAHQGVQHPMAKAHTAVEMASLMTHRAAWEFDNKLSAGASSNMAKYAAAEAGIEAVDAALQAHGGSGFTEDTGLYEMYPLVRLLRTAPVNRELCLSFIGEKVMGLPRSY, encoded by the coding sequence ATGGATTTCATACTGAACGACGAACAACGCTTGATTTACGAATACGGCGGCCAGTTGGCGCAAAAATTTGACAACGCTTACTGGCTACGGCATGCGCGCAAGCATGAATTCCCCAAGGACATGTTCCAACAAATTGCCGATGATGGATTTCTCGGCATCATGGTGCCCGAAGAATATGGCGGCGCCGGGCTTGGCATGACCGAAATGGCCCTGTTCATGGAAGGCACTGCCAATCACGGCATACCGCTTTTGATGATGGTGGTCGGCCCGACCATGTCGCTAGCCCATATCGCCCATCACGGAACCGAGTTTCAAAAGAAAGAGCTTCTTCCGGCTGCCTGCCGTGGCGATATCCAGTTCTGTTTTGCGATCACCGAGCCGGGCGCCGGATCCAACACGATGAAAACCACGACACTCGCAAAGCGCCGGGGCAACCGGTTCAGCCTGTCGGGGGAAAAGACCTTCATTACTGGCGCCGAGGTGTCGGACTACTGTCTGGTGGTAGCTCGGACCAAACCGCACACAGAGGTCAGCCGCAAGACCGACGGATTCACCCTGTTTGCTGTGGACATGAAGAAAAAGGGCGTTGAAAAACAGCGGGTGAAGATCTCGATCCCTCTCCCTGAAGAACAGTGGACCTTGTTTTTCGATGAGGTGGATCTGGGCCCCGAGGATGTGGTCGGCGAGGTGGACGAAGGGTTCTCGATCCTGTTCGATAGCCTCAACCCCGAGCGCATCATTCTGGCCGCACTGTGCTGCGGAATCGGCCGTTTTGCGCTGAACAAGGGTGTGGCCTACGCGTCCGAGCGCAATGTCTTCGGCCAGCCCATCGGCGCGCATCAGGGCGTTCAGCACCCGATGGCTAAGGCGCACACAGCGGTCGAGATGGCCAGCCTGATGACCCATCGGGCGGCATGGGAGTTTGATAACAAACTGTCTGCTGGGGCCTCGTCGAACATGGCGAAATACGCAGCGGCCGAAGCGGGGATCGAGGCTGTGGACGCCGCGCTCCAGGCGCATGGCGGATCGGGCTTTACCGAGGATACGGGGCTTTACGAGATGTATCCGTTGGTGCGGCTACTGCGCACCGCGCCCGTCAACCGCGAGCTGTGCCTTAGTTTCATCGGCGAAAAGGTCATGGGCTTGCCACGATCTTATTGA